AACGGCGATGCAGTCGGGAAGCGACGCCATTCAGCAGCTTGCAGCAAAACTTCCGCAAGCGAACGGCGAAGATGCGACCCTGGCGCGCAGGGTAGATCGCCTGCGCCTGCATCTGGCACGGCAGCTCGAGCGCCTCGACGCACTGGACGCGGCAGAACAGCTGTATGGCCAATGCACACGGCCGCCGGCGCGGGAGCGTCGCGCACGTATTGCGGTACAGCGCGGCGATACCGGCAGCGGCCTGGCGCTCTGCCGGGAAATCATGGCAACCCCCTGGGATGAGGCGGAGCAGGAATTCGCCGAGGGATTCGGCTACCGGACCGCCAAAGCCACGATTCACCGAACCGACTGGCCGGCGCCGGAAAAATACCGGCCACCGACCGAAACCGTTTCCCTGCAACCGGGACCCGAATGCGTCGAGCTGCAGGCCGCGTCCCATCTCGCACAGTCATCGGCAACCGGCGACGATATGCAGCCTCCTGCGCAGTGTTTCTATGTAGAAAACACCCTGTTCAACGGCGTACTCGGCCTGTATGTATGGGACATTGTGTTTGCGCCGATACCCGGTGCATTTTTCAATCCGTTTCAGATCGCACCCAGCGATTTTCGCACCGGGGACTTTTATCGCCAGCGCCGCACGGCGTTCGAGCAACGCCTGTCGGAATTGGATCGGCAGAGCCTGCAGCAACGGGTGTGGGAAAATTATCGGAACAAATCCGGTATCGCCAACCCCCTGGTGACCTGGGAAGCACTCCCGAAAACCCTGCTGGAAATGGCACTGGAAAGAATTTCCCCACAACACTGGCAACAGATTTTCCGTCGCCTGCTGGCGGATATCGGCAACCACCGCAGCGGTCTGCCGGATCTGATTCTGTTTCCCGCCGATGGCAGCTATGAACTGGTGGAAGTCAAAGGGCCCGGCGATCGCCTGCAACAGAACCAACAGCGCTGGCTGCGCTTCTTCGCCCGCCACCAAATCCCCCACCGTGTTGTGCATGTGGAGTGGCAGCCTTGAGCGAGGAAACAGCCCTGAGCGAACAAACAGCGCTGAGCGCAAAAACAGCCCTGAGCGCAAAGAAAGCCCTGCGGCTTTCCGTGGGCGAGCTGGTGGCCTTTGCCTGCCGCCGCGGTGATCTGATCGGCGATCGCACCCCCGGTCCCAGCGCCCAGGAGGGTATCCGCGCACACCAGAAACTGCAGAAAAAGCGCCCCCGCGGCAGTGAGGCGGAATTCAGCCTGGAAGTAAACCTTGTGTGCGATGGCTTGCCGGTTTCGCTCAGCGGGCGTGTGGATATCCTGCATCCAAAATCGGATCTGCACCGGCCGGCGCAGCTGGACGAAATCAAAACCACCTACTGCGCACCGGATTTATTGTCGCAGTCTGTACGTGACCTGCACTGGGCACAGCTGAAAATTTACGGCTTCTGCTATCTGCAGCAACAGCAGTATTTGGCTGTGCACGATTGCGACGGAAGCGTCGCGGAAGACGCTGTAACGCTGCAGATGTTGTGGCACAACCTCAAAGAGAAAAAAACCTATAGTGAGTCCACGCAGTACCAGCGGGATGAGCTGGAAACATTCACCCTCACCGCCCTGCGTGAATACGTGCAGTGGCACCGCCTGTGGCAACAGCATCGCACGCAGGTCCGGCAAACCTCCCGCACCCTCGCATTTCCCTTTGCGGATTATCGCCCCGGCCAGCGCGCGCTGGCAGTAGCCGCTTACCGCTGCCTGCGCGACGGTGGCGAACTGGCGGTGGAGGCACCTACGGGAATCGGCAAAACCGTCAGCACCCTGTTCCCGGCCATCAAGGCCTTGGCAGAAGCGCAGGTAGACCAGCTGGTTTATCTCACCGCAAAAAATTCCGGCCGCGAAGTGGTGCGCCAGACCGCACAGATGTTTCATCAACGTGGACTGCGACTGTCGCTGTTGGAAATCCAGGCGCGGGACAAGACCTGTGCCTGCAACCTCGGCCTGTGCAGCCGCGATGCGGATGGAATCTGCCCGCGCACGCGGGGGTTTTTCGACCGTCTGCCGCAAGCCCGCCGGCAGCTGCTGGGCAAACCGCTATTAACCGCCGAGGCAGTGGCGGAGGTGGCGGACAAGCTGCAACTGTGCCCCTTCGAGCTTTCTCTGCAGATGCTGCCCTGGGCGGATCTGGTGGTGTGCGATTTCAATTATGTATTCGATCCCCTGGTGCGTATGCAGCCGTTGCTGGATCAGAGCCGAAAACGCGCATTGCTGGTCGACGAAGCCCACAATCTCGGGGAGCGCGCACGCGCCATGTACAGCGCGGCACTGGAGCGCAGCAGCTGTCGTCGCGCCGCCGCTGACTGCAAAAGTACCCACCCCACCCTGCGACGCAGCATTCAGTCCCTGGTGCGGGCCCTGGAAAACTGGGCAGAGGCACAGTCGCAATCACATAACAGCAGGACGTTCGCACCAGGATCGAGCGGGGACGATCCGGCGGCGCAGCACTGGCTCGGCGATCCCTCTGTACCCGAGCAGCTTCCCGTTGCCGTCAGTCGCGCGGTGCACAAGGTACTGGCCGTCGTCAGTGCATTGTGGGAGCAATCGCGGCGGCCTCCGGAGGTTTTGGGAGACTGGCTGAAAAACCTGTTCCGCTATATCACGGTCGAGCAGTTACTGGGTAACCAGCATCGCTGCCTGACAAAAGTGCAAACCCGCGGTGACCGATGGCAGGAACAGCAGGTCCAATTACTGTGCCTGAACGCCGCGGACTTTCTGCAGCAAAGCTACCGGCAGTTTCACGCGGTGATCGCGTTTTCCGCCACTTTGCGGCCAGCGGCATTCATCTACCGGCAGTTGGGGCTGCAACAGCATTCACCACTGCTGACGTTACCGTCCCCGTTTCATCCAGCGCAGCAGGGCGTTTTTCTCTGCCCCTATGTGGATACCCGCTATCGTGCTCGAGATGCCGCGATCAGCGCACTGGTGGAGATGGTGACGCGGGTGTATGCAAGCCGGCCGGGCAATTATCTGGTGTTTTTCCCCTCCTACCGTTTCCTGCAGCGGGTGGCAGAGGAGTTTTCCCGGCGGCAACCACACATCGCGCTGGTACAGCAGACACCCGGTGCCAGCGAACGCGCCCGCAGCGAATTTTTACAGCACTTCAGCGACGGCCGGCACAGCCTGGGCTTTGCGATTATGGGCGGTGTATTTGGTGAAGGGGTGGACTACCGGGGTGAGCAATTGGTCGGAACCATCGTGGTGGGCGTGGGTCTGCCGCAGGTGAATGTAGAGCAGGAACTGTTGCGCCAGGCCTGGAGCAGCGATAACGAAACCGCCAGCGGCTTTGATATGGCCTACCGCTATCCCGGCCTGACCCGGGTGCTGCAGACCGCGGGACGGGTGATCCGCACCGAATCTGATCGCGGTGTGGTGGTGCTCGCGGACGCACGCTTTACCGAGCCATTTTATCGCGACCTTTTTCCCGCGCACTGGCAACCGCAGACCTGCGATAATGGCGAAGCACTGTCCCGACAACTCGCGCAGTTCTGGCAGGCGACCACAGACCAGGAAACAGAAAACGGACCCGGCTGATTTTTCACGGCTATTTTTTCGGATATTTTTCCACCGGTACCATTTTTTAAATCGACTATGGCACTCACACGCAATTTCTACCGCCGCAGTGCGCAGCAGCGCAGCCAGCAGAGCGTCACTTTCAGTGATGTGCGCAAACGCTTTGATTTCCGCTCCATCAGCATTGGTCGCTGGGTCACTGAGGCCGAGCGGGATCGCGCGGCAGGGCTGTTTTACGACGCGCTGGTAGACCTGATGACGATTCTGCAGGGACCGGAACTACTGGTGTCCCTGCGCGGCACCCTCGCATTCCAGTACGGCACCGGCGGCCGCCCCGGGGTTATGGCCCACTACGAACCCGCCAGCCGGACCTTCTCCCTGGCCAAGAATGCCGGCCCTGGCTCCATTGCTCACGAGTGGTTTCACGCCCTGGATCACTACCTCGCCGACAAGGCATTCAGTGATGTCTCTGGCCATATGTTTGCCTCCGAAGCCTGGCTGCGGGACGCCACCCCCAATCCACACCCGATCAACGACCGCCTGTTTGCCTGCTTCAGCGCGGTCATGCTGGACAAGTCCGGGGACAATCCCAGCGAGATGTTCCGCATCTCCCGGGAAGTCGACAAAGCCAATCGCTGTGTCTATTTCGCCGATCCGGCGGAAATGTGCGCGCGCGCGTTCGAGGCATTCGTGCAGGATGCCAGTATCAGCAACAACTTTCTGGTGGCGGGCACCAAGGCCAGCGACGAGGCGAAACTCGGGCTCTATCCCACCGGCGCCCATCGCCAGCGCATCAACTGCGCTTTCGCTGAATACTTTGCCTGCCTGGGCAGATCCCTGCGCGCAAACCTACAGCGCGAACGTGAAACATCCGGCTGAATACGCCATCCGGCACATTCCCGAGGTTTGTCGCGCGCGCGACGCCGAATACAACTCGCCGGTTTTTCCCTGTGTTAGCATCCGTTCACTCTGCGTCGCGGCGGGAGCGCATTTCCAGCGTTCTATTTCACCACGTCATTGCAGAACTTCATTCCAGCAGTTTATTCCAGAACAAAAGGGAGAACCCTCACCCACCATGTACCGGACAAAATTCACGCTTATCATTACCGCCCTGCTGCTTGTGGCCTGTGGCAAGGACCCGGCCGCACCCTCGGCGCAGTCGGCCCCGGACACACTGCCGGAGGGAGTCACCCTGGTGGAAGCCTTTGACGGTGACGGCGCGGAGATCGCCATCCCCTACAGCAAGTACCGCCTGAACAACGGCCTTACCGTGGTGCTGCACGAGGACCGCTCGGATCCGCTGGTACATGTGGATGTGACCTACCATGTGGGCTCCAGCCGCGAGGATGCGGGCCGCTCCGGCTTTGCGCATTTCTTTGAGCACATGATGTTCCAGGGCTCGGTGAACGTTGCCGACGAGGAACACTTCAAGATCATTCAGGAATCCGGCGGTACCCTCAACGGCACCACCAATACCGACCGCACCAACTATTTCGAGACGGTACCGGCCAACCAGCTGGAAACCGTGCTGTGGCTGGAAGCGGATCGCATGGGGGTATTCCTGGATGCGGTGACCGAGGAAAAATTCGAGGTCCAGCGCGAGACGGTGAAAAACGAGCGCGGCCAGCGGGTGGACAACCGTCCCTACGGGCGCGCCCTCGAGACTCTCGCCGCCAGTACCTACCCGGACGGCCACCCCTATTCCTGGCCGACCATCGGCTGGCTGGAAGATCTGGACCGCGCAGACCTCAATGACCTGAAGCGCTTCTTCCTGCGCTGGTACGGCCCCAACAATGCGGTGCTGACCATTGGCGGTGATATCGATGCGGCCCAGACCCTGGCGTGGGTGGCGAAATATTTCGGCTCCATTCCCGCCGGTCCCGAGGTCGAGAACCAGCCCAAGCAACCGGCCAAACTCGACGCCGACCGCTATGTGACCCTGGAGGACAATATCCACCTGCCGGCGCTGGCGGTGATGATCCCCACGGTTTACAGCACACACGAAGACGAGCCAGCGCTCGACGCGGCGGCGCAGATCCTCGGCCAGGGTCAGGATTCCATGCTCTACCAGAGTCTGGTGCAGACCGGTCGCGCGGTACAGGCCAGCGTTTCCCATTCCTGTCGGGAACTGGCCTGTGAAATGTGGTTTATCGTGATCCAGAATCCCGCCTCCGGCGAAACCCTGGCAGAAATGGAAAAGGCCGTGCGCGAGACCCTGAACGCGTTCGCCAAGCGCGGGGTGAGCGAGGACGACCTGGTCAAGTTCAAGGCCGGTTATGAGTCTTCCCGGGTATTCGGTCTGCAGTCCGTCTCCGGCAAGGTATCCACCCTGGCTGCATTCGAAACCTTTACCGGCAGTCCCAAGGGCATCGACAAGGAAATCCGTGACTATCTGGCGGTCGAGACCGCCGATGTAACCCGGGTGTTCGAGCAGTACATCGCCGGCAAACCGGCAACGCTGCTGAGTGTGGTTCCCAACGGCAAACCGGAGCTGGCAGCGGCACCGCAGAACTACCAGTGGCAGCGCACCGTTCCGGAAAGCTACGGCGATGACGACAAGGCCCTGGCCCTGCGTCCGGTCAGCGACAGTTTCGATCGCAGTGTGCGTCCCACCCCGGGAGTAAACCCCCAGGTAGAGCTGCCCAGCATCTGGGACGGCAAACTGGAAAATGGCGTGCGCCTGCTGGCGGTGCAAAACGCGGAAACCCCGACGGTTACCGTGCGCGCGGTGTTCGACATCGGTCAGCGGGATGAGCCCCGTGGCAAAGCCGGCCTGACGTCCCTGTTGACCTCACTGATGGGCGAAGCCACCAGCGAGCGCAGTGCGGCGGAATTTGCCGAGGCCCTGAACCGCCTGGGTGCCTCCATCAGTATCTCTCCGGGTCAATACGAAACCACCGTTACCCTGAATGTACTGACCAAGCACCTGGACCAGGCCATGCCGCTGATGCTTGAGCGCATTCTCAAGCCCAAGTTCACCGAGGAAGATTTTGCCCGTATCAAGCAGCAGACCATCGAAGGCCTGCAACAGGACCGCAAGACCCCTCAGGGCCTGGCGACCCGCGCCCTGGGCGCCGTGATGCGCGGTCCCGAGCACCCGCTCAGCTTCCCGGTGAGCGGACTGCCGGGCACGGTGGAAAACATCACCCTCGACGATATCAAGGGTTACTACAAGGCTCACTTCCCCGCGCACCTTGGCGGTGTCACCGTCAGCACCAGCCTGCCACACGACGCAACCATCAAGGCGCTGAATGGCCTGGCAACCCTGAAGGTGACACAGGCAGCGCGCCCCGCCATCGCATTTACCGCGCCGGCAATAAAAGAGCGCACCGTGTATATCGTCAATAAAGACGGCGCGGCCCAATCCAGCCTGCGCACCAGCCAGCACGGCCTGCCCTATGACGCCCTCGGCGACTACTACCTCGCTTACCTGGGTAACTTCCCGCTGGGCGGTAACTTCAACAGCCGCATCAACCTGAACCTGCGTGAAGACAAGGGCTACACCTACGGTGCCCGCACCTACCTGCAGGGTGGTCCGGAAGACGGCACCTACAGCTTTGGTTCCGAAGTGAAGAAAGAAGCTACGGCAGATGCGCTCAAGGAAGTGCTGCAGGAACTGGAAGCCTACGACCGCGACGGTATGACCCAGGCGGAGTTTGACTACCTGCGCTCTGCCATTGGCCAGCAGGAAGCACTCAGCTACGAAACCCCCGGTGCCAAGCTCGGCCTGCTGAGCAACATCCTGCGCTATGACCTGCCGTTGGACTACCGCAGCCAGCAGAACGCCATTCTGCAGGAGACCGACCGCGATACCGTCAACAAGGTGATCCGCGGCCTGCTCAATCCACAGCAACAGGCAATCGTCATCGTCGGTGATGAAGCCAGCATCCGCGGGAACATCGAGGCCCTCGGCATGCCGGTAGTGGAGCTGGATGAAGATGGTTACGTGAAAGTGAAGGAAGCGAAGGAAGCAAAGGAAGGTGAAGAAGCGGCTGCGGCCGCGGAATCTGCCGGCCGTTAAACCAGGTTGGTTTACACTCTGACTTACACACCGACCACAAAAAAAGGCCCGCCATTGGCGGGCCTTTTTTTTGCAGATTACCCCTCGGATTTTTGCAAAGACGCGGCTACCGCCTGTACCTCGCCCATCACCCGCATCAGATTACCGCTCCACAGCAGACCGATTTCTTCCTCAGTGTAATTGCGCTTGAGCAGTTCTTCGGTCACCGTCGCAGTTTCCGAGGCATCGTTCCAACCGGAAACACCACCGCCACCGTCGAAGTCAGAGCTGATACCCACATGCTCTATGCCGATCTTCTGCACCAGATAATCGATGTGATCGACAAAGTCCTGCACGTTTACCGGTGGCGTCACCGGGTCGACCTCCTTCTCGACAATAGGCGCCACCTGTGCGCGCAGCTGCATAAAGCCATGCATATATTCATGACGGGCATCGTGATCCAGCTTGGCGACTTCCGACCAGTCCAGCATTTTGAAACCGCTGCTTTGCGCTTCCCTGGCCATGATTTCAAATGCCTTGTTTTTCCAGGCATCGTATTTTTCGCCATTCAGGTACGCAGCAAAGGCAACGGTTTGCACTACACCACCGTTTTCCTTGATCGCCATCAGTTCTTCGTCGTCCAGGTTACGACTGTGATCGTTCATCGCGCGCGCGGAAGAGTGGGAAGCAATAACCGGCGCCTTGGTCAGTTCCAGTGTCTGCATGTTCGCGAGTTTTGAGGGGTGCGACAGGTCGATAATAATTCCAACCCGGTTCATTTCCTCAACCAGTTCCCGCCCGAGATCGCTGAGACCGTTGTGCAGCCACACTCCGTCACTTTCACCGGTATTGGAATCGGCAAACTGGCTGTGGCCGTTGTGTGCCAGTGACATATAGCGCGCACCACGATCGTAGAAATCCTGCACCAGGCTGATATTGGTCCCTAGCGGATAGGCATTTTCCACCCCGATCAATGCCACCAGTTTGCCCGCGTCCGTCAGGGCTTTAACCTCTTCCGCGGTGGTCGCAAAACCGATTCGATCCGGCGCAATTTCATCGGTCAGACGATGTACCGCTTCGAATTTGGCAAGGGCGTTTGCAAGTGCAGCGGCATAGCCCTCTTCACTGAGTTCACCCTGGCCGGTGTAGACGCTAAACCAGATGGCATCCAGACCACCCTGTTCGAGCTTGGCGAGATCAACCTGGGTTTGCAGCCCCTGGGTGTAATTCACATCGTCGGTAAAATTGCTCACATCCAGATCCACGTGGGTATCCATGGTGAGCAAACGTTGATGGAATGTTTCAACGGTTTCCGGCGCTGCACTCTCAATGCTCTCAATGCTCTCGACAGTCTCAACAGCAACAGGCGCGCCATCCTCCCGCGCGCAACCGGCGAGCAGCGCGCCGGTTACACAAAGAGCAATATTCAGTTTTTTATACATAATTTTTCCGTTTGCAAACTTCGCTTAATAACTGGCTTTTAGAAACCAGCTTTTAGAAACTATAAGTCACCGTGCCCTGGAAAGTGCGTGGACTCAGCGGACGGTAGTAAGGGGAGCCCGCATACACGAATGACATCACCTGAGTATCAAATACGTTATCCAGGTTCAAACGCAGATTTGCGTTGTTCAAGCCAATTGCCTCTCCGCTGAAATCCACATAGGCACTGGCCACGGTGTAATCATCCATCTCGAACATCTCGGCGTAATCCGCGTAGCGTTTGCCGGTATATTTGAGCGAGAAGTTGGCAACCGCCCAATCGGTGGGTTCCCAGGTGACGCCGCCGGTCAGCAGCCATTCCGGACTGTCCGCCAATTTACTGCCGGCCGGATTGTTGCCAAAGCCATCGGACAGCTCGGCGCTGTTATAGCTCACGTTCGCGTTGAAGTAGACGGAATCTTTAAATACTGCTGGCATATACACACCGGACAGCTCCACACCCCATGCGGTGGTTTCGCCGACGTTGGTATAGAAAGCTTCGGGCTCGCCGGTGGCCGGGTTCAGTACGTTACCCGCGACCAGTCGATTGTCGAAACTGGTGTAATACATGGACACGGCACCGTTATAGTGCGGGCGACTGGTGCGGTAACCGATTTCAATATTTTCCGCTGTCTCCCCTTTCGGCGCCGGGGCCTCAAAGCTGGTGGCAATAGAGAAAATATCGTCCGCGCCTTTCGGCAGGGCGAAGTTTTCGGAAATGGAGCCAAACACCTGATCGGTATCATTCAGGTTATACACCGCACCAACCATGGGCATGAAGTTGTCGGAATATTTGGCACCCACAGACTGCGGGCCGTAACCCGGCATGCCGCCAATTTCATAGTCGGCGTAGTCCCGGTAACCCTCGAGCGCATAATCGACAGTGAGCGATTTCGCTCCAACCTCGACATTCAGCCGCTCGTCCATCAGTGCAATACTATCTTTTACATAGAACTGCATGGTTTCCCGGGTACTGGTGTAATTTCTACGGTAATAGGCCACCTCATCCCAGATCACCTTGCCATCGGCACTGCCATCGGTTTTGTTGTAACGCAACTGCGAGCGGTTGTAGGTTTCATCCTCAAACCAGCCACCGAATTGCAGCTTGTGGTCGCCGAGCTGCCACTCGATTCCAGTGACCAGACCCTGGCGCTCACCGCCCACACCGGAGTAACCAAACTGTACGCCGCGCGGATGTACTACATCCAGACCAGCCGCCGCCTGACGCTCATAAATCGACAGCGAGTTGCCGTAGCTGTCCGGTGATACTCCGTAGCCGTCTTTGTCTTCGAAATACAAAGTAGAATTCAGGTAGACATCCGCAGTAAGGTCGGTGGCGAGAGAAACTGTATAGAGTTTGTCGTCGCGGATATTGACGCGGTCTTCATAGTAAAGTGTACAGTTGCTGCCGGTGTTGACCGGAGTGAAGTCCTGATCGTCGATGCTGCCATCGCCATTAAAGTCGTAGACCCCAGGCATCGGATTATTACAGCCTGCGGGTAGTTCGCTGAGGTAGGCGTAGTAGTAGTCCGCGTCAAACGTACTTTCGGTACCTGACGGTGAGTCATAATCGTAAAAGTCGTTGCTGATGAAGCTGGCCTGGACATAGGTGTCTTCGTCAAATTCGTATCTTGCTTTACTTTCGATATGCTCGCGGTCAATGGTGCCTGGACCACGCCAGAGATCACTGTCGGTTTTTGAGCGACTGACATAGGCAGAAAAGCCATTGATGTCACCGGTCTCAAGACGGACAAAACTCCGCAGCAGATTATCATCACCGGAAGTCAGTGAGACAAAGGCACCCGCCTGATCAGAGGGTTCGATGGAGTTGTAGGAAACAATGGGGCCGAGTGATGTATAACTGGGCATGGAAACGTCCCCCGCACCAGGAGAGGCCAGCACGGATCCCAGATTTTCATTGTCGACATAGCGGAAAATCGGGCTGCCGCCGAAGGCATCCGAACGCCCCATAGGTACGCCATCCAGGACAAAGCCGACCTGGGCAAGGCTGAACGCCCGCACCTGTACCGAGTTGCCGAATTCATACAACCCCAGAGCACCATCGGTCTGCACGTTGAAGCCCGGCAGGCTCTCGAGCATTTTCAATCCGGAGATACCGGCCGGAGCGGAGAGCAGCTCGTCGCGGGTCACACCGACGGTATTGCTGACTTTGTCTTCACCGATCGCGAGGTCGGCCTGGGACGTGCGCTTGGCCTGCACCACCACCTCTTCCATTTGTCCCGACTCAGCGGCTTGCTCTGCCGCGATGGTTGGAAATGCGGTTAGCGCTCCGGAAATTGCCAGTAAATACGCAGCCGATTTTGTGTTGCTCGCCATATGCCCTTCCCCACTCAGGTAATAAATAGTTGCTGCGGCGATACGCAGCATCCCGTCGGCAGGACAATCTGTAGCAGCATTCTGTACAAGCATTGCTTCCCGGCGAGGGGACTACAGTGGAAACAGCAACATGTGTGCCACCAGTTCGGCGACATGGAAACGTGGGAGGCGATTGTGCGATAAAGCGAAGCAATACTTCGTTGAGATGAATACGCCCCGGTGTTTTACCGGGGCGGAGGTTCCAGGGGCAGGTGTGTCAGTTTTTCTGGTTGCGGATAAAACGATGTATTTGTAGTTCAAGCATCGACAGAGGCAATGCACCATTGGCGAGCAACGCATCGTGGAACTTGCGCAGGTCGAAATTATTGCCCAGCTGTTTTTCCGCCATTGACCGCAGCTCGCGGATTTTGATTTCCCCCATTTTGTACGACAGCGCCTGCCCCGGCCACGAGATATAGCGATCCACTTCTGCACGCACGTTGGCCTGGGACAGGGATGTATTGTCGGCGAGGAAATCCAATGCCTGCTGCCGGGTCCAGCCCTGGGAGTGGATACCGGTGTCGATTACCAGGCGACAAGCCCGCCACATTTCGTAGCTGAGTCGGCCGAAGTCCTGGTGCGGAGTTTCATACACCCCCATTTCAGTACCGAGGCGCTCGGAATACAGCCCCCAGCCTTCGCCATAAGCACTGAGGTAGAGGTTACGGCGGAACTTGGGCACATTTTCCAGCTCCAGCGAAAGCGCACCTTGCAGGTGGTGGCCGGGGACCGCTTCATGAAGGGTCAGCGCCACTAGCTCGTATAGCGGGCGCTGGTCCAGTGCGTAGGTATTAAGCCAGTAAGCACCACCGCGGGTACCACCAATGGCTGCCGGATTGTAGGACGCGGTGGTGTAGTTGGGAGCGATTTCGTCCGGCACCGGCACCACACCATAGGGCAGGCGCGGCAGCTTGCCGAAGAATTCCGGCAGGCGGTAGTCAATGCGTTTGGCAATGTAGGATGCTTCCTTCAGCAGCTCTCTGGGAGTCTTGGCATAGAACTGCGGATCGGTGCGCAGGAACTCGGTGAATTCCTCAAAACTGCCATCAAATCCGGACTCGCCAATCAGCTGGTTCATTTCTTCGCGAATGCGCTTTACTTCCGCGAGGCCGATTTTGTGAATGTCTTCCGGCGCCATGTACTGGGTGACATAGGTGCGGATCGTATGGCGGTAGTAGTCCTTGCCACCGGGCAGGTCTTCCGCCGCCAGGGATTCACTCGCTGCGCTCAAGTAGTCCCCTTCGAGGAAGGTCGCCACGCGCTCGAAGGCTGGAATGGCATGCTCCTTGATCGCCGCGGCACCGGCCTTTTGCAGACGCCGTTTATCGGTCGAGGAGAAGTTTTCCGGAAGGTTTTGGAACGGCTCGTACAGGCTGCTCTTTGTGGGGTCGTCATAGACCTGGGCGCGCACCGTGGGTGCGATGCCCTCCACCACGATCTTGGGCAGCACGAAGCCATCCTTTATACCCACGCGCATGTTGGCCAGGTTCTCATCGAAGTAACGACCGAAATCCTTGATGCGCTTGATGTAGTCTTCGTAGTCGGACACTTTTGGCATATTGAGGCCACTGCTGGCGTCCAGGGCTGCACTCCAGAAGCTGTAAAAAGTATTGACCGGAATACGGTCCAGATACAGTTCATTGCCCTCAATCGAGTTGGTCAGCACCCAGGTCAGCAGGTCCTTGTTGACCCGCTCGGCTTCCTCCAGCTGTTTGCTGTCGATCTTCTTCAGGCGCGCCACAAACGCCTTTTCCGCCTGCAGGCGGCGGGCACGATCCTTTTCAGAAACGCCGGGCAGGCGATCACTGTAGCCCTTTTCACCCATGCGGCTGGCGGTAATGGGGTCTTCACGCAGACTGTATTGCCAGTGGTCATCAATGATGGACTGCAACTGCTCGGCGGCGGTCGCCGCCTGCGCTGCGGGCGCGACGAGCGCGGCGATTACGATAAGAAATGACAGCAGCCGCAGCGGCTGCGCCCGGGACAGT
This is a stretch of genomic DNA from Microbulbifer bruguierae. It encodes these proteins:
- a CDS encoding TonB-dependent receptor; the protein is MASNTKSAAYLLAISGALTAFPTIAAEQAAESGQMEEVVVQAKRTSQADLAIGEDKVSNTVGVTRDELLSAPAGISGLKMLESLPGFNVQTDGALGLYEFGNSVQVRAFSLAQVGFVLDGVPMGRSDAFGGSPIFRYVDNENLGSVLASPGAGDVSMPSYTSLGPIVSYNSIEPSDQAGAFVSLTSGDDNLLRSFVRLETGDINGFSAYVSRSKTDSDLWRGPGTIDREHIESKARYEFDEDTYVQASFISNDFYDYDSPSGTESTFDADYYYAYLSELPAGCNNPMPGVYDFNGDGSIDDQDFTPVNTGSNCTLYYEDRVNIRDDKLYTVSLATDLTADVYLNSTLYFEDKDGYGVSPDSYGNSLSIYERQAAAGLDVVHPRGVQFGYSGVGGERQGLVTGIEWQLGDHKLQFGGWFEDETYNRSQLRYNKTDGSADGKVIWDEVAYYRRNYTSTRETMQFYVKDSIALMDERLNVEVGAKSLTVDYALEGYRDYADYEIGGMPGYGPQSVGAKYSDNFMPMVGAVYNLNDTDQVFGSISENFALPKGADDIFSIATSFEAPAPKGETAENIEIGYRTSRPHYNGAVSMYYTSFDNRLVAGNVLNPATGEPEAFYTNVGETTAWGVELSGVYMPAVFKDSVYFNANVSYNSAELSDGFGNNPAGSKLADSPEWLLTGGVTWEPTDWAVANFSLKYTGKRYADYAEMFEMDDYTVASAYVDFSGEAIGLNNANLRLNLDNVFDTQVMSFVYAGSPYYRPLSPRTFQGTVTYSF
- a CDS encoding M16 family metallopeptidase, with amino-acid sequence MYRTKFTLIITALLLVACGKDPAAPSAQSAPDTLPEGVTLVEAFDGDGAEIAIPYSKYRLNNGLTVVLHEDRSDPLVHVDVTYHVGSSREDAGRSGFAHFFEHMMFQGSVNVADEEHFKIIQESGGTLNGTTNTDRTNYFETVPANQLETVLWLEADRMGVFLDAVTEEKFEVQRETVKNERGQRVDNRPYGRALETLAASTYPDGHPYSWPTIGWLEDLDRADLNDLKRFFLRWYGPNNAVLTIGGDIDAAQTLAWVAKYFGSIPAGPEVENQPKQPAKLDADRYVTLEDNIHLPALAVMIPTVYSTHEDEPALDAAAQILGQGQDSMLYQSLVQTGRAVQASVSHSCRELACEMWFIVIQNPASGETLAEMEKAVRETLNAFAKRGVSEDDLVKFKAGYESSRVFGLQSVSGKVSTLAAFETFTGSPKGIDKEIRDYLAVETADVTRVFEQYIAGKPATLLSVVPNGKPELAAAPQNYQWQRTVPESYGDDDKALALRPVSDSFDRSVRPTPGVNPQVELPSIWDGKLENGVRLLAVQNAETPTVTVRAVFDIGQRDEPRGKAGLTSLLTSLMGEATSERSAAEFAEALNRLGASISISPGQYETTVTLNVLTKHLDQAMPLMLERILKPKFTEEDFARIKQQTIEGLQQDRKTPQGLATRALGAVMRGPEHPLSFPVSGLPGTVENITLDDIKGYYKAHFPAHLGGVTVSTSLPHDATIKALNGLATLKVTQAARPAIAFTAPAIKERTVYIVNKDGAAQSSLRTSQHGLPYDALGDYYLAYLGNFPLGGNFNSRINLNLREDKGYTYGARTYLQGGPEDGTYSFGSEVKKEATADALKEVLQELEAYDRDGMTQAEFDYLRSAIGQQEALSYETPGAKLGLLSNILRYDLPLDYRSQQNAILQETDRDTVNKVIRGLLNPQQQAIVIVGDEASIRGNIEALGMPVVELDEDGYVKVKEAKEAKEGEEAAAAAESAGR
- a CDS encoding dipeptidase — its product is MYKKLNIALCVTGALLAGCAREDGAPVAVETVESIESIESAAPETVETFHQRLLTMDTHVDLDVSNFTDDVNYTQGLQTQVDLAKLEQGGLDAIWFSVYTGQGELSEEGYAAALANALAKFEAVHRLTDEIAPDRIGFATTAEEVKALTDAGKLVALIGVENAYPLGTNISLVQDFYDRGARYMSLAHNGHSQFADSNTGESDGVWLHNGLSDLGRELVEEMNRVGIIIDLSHPSKLANMQTLELTKAPVIASHSSARAMNDHSRNLDDEELMAIKENGGVVQTVAFAAYLNGEKYDAWKNKAFEIMAREAQSSGFKMLDWSEVAKLDHDARHEYMHGFMQLRAQVAPIVEKEVDPVTPPVNVQDFVDHIDYLVQKIGIEHVGISSDFDGGGGVSGWNDASETATVTEELLKRNYTEEEIGLLWSGNLMRVMGEVQAVAASLQKSEG